A genomic region of Deltaproteobacteria bacterium contains the following coding sequences:
- a CDS encoding HAD family phosphatase: MRAAAFYDLDGTLIRTNLVHSLGYFARNQQGLLPSLAKTARTVVSVPLFLAADFYSRKVFNTIFFKHYEGESEDRLRYLADELFDEVLRPSIYPGTPALIESSKRRGLRQVLVTGALDFAIRPLLKHLGFDDYVANRLEFVGGLATGRLLPPVMASATKASWMRVYAEKEGLSLSDSYAYSDSMSDLPMLSVVGHPTAVNPDFRLRATAQRHDWPIVDLR, from the coding sequence ATGCGCGCGGCGGCCTTTTACGACCTCGACGGGACCCTCATCCGGACCAACCTGGTCCACTCGCTCGGCTACTTCGCACGCAACCAGCAGGGGCTCCTCCCGAGTCTGGCCAAGACGGCGCGCACCGTGGTGAGCGTGCCGCTCTTTCTCGCCGCCGACTTCTACAGCCGCAAGGTCTTCAACACGATCTTCTTCAAGCACTACGAGGGCGAGTCCGAAGACCGCCTGCGCTACCTGGCGGACGAGCTCTTCGACGAGGTGCTGAGGCCCTCGATCTATCCGGGCACCCCGGCGCTCATCGAGAGCTCGAAGCGCCGCGGCCTGCGGCAGGTGCTCGTCACCGGGGCGCTCGACTTCGCCATCCGGCCCCTGCTCAAGCACCTCGGCTTCGACGACTACGTCGCAAACCGCCTCGAGTTCGTGGGGGGCCTCGCCACGGGGCGCCTGCTGCCCCCCGTGATGGCCAGCGCCACCAAGGCCTCCTGGATGCGGGTCTACGCCGAGAAGGAGGGGCTCTCGCTCTCCGACTCGTACGCCTACTCGGACAGCATGAGCGACCTCCCGATGCTGTCGGTGGTCGGCCACCCGACGGCCGTGAACCCCGACTTCCGGCTGCGCGCCACGGCGCAGCGCCACGACTGGCCGATCGTGGACCTGCGCTGA